In a single window of the Fibrobacter sp. UWB15 genome:
- a CDS encoding succinate dehydrogenase/fumarate reductase iron-sulfur subunit, producing MSGLNLTLKIWRQKDAKTKGQFETVKINDVSPDMSFLEMLDIVNEEQMKQGKEGFAFDHDCREGICGMCSLVINGMPHGPDHATTTCQLHMRKFKDGDTIVIEPWRAAAFPVIRDCAVDRTAFDRIIQAGGFISVNTGAAPEASTIPVPKADADRAFDAAACIGCGACVAACKNASAMLFVSAKVSHLSFLPQGKVEAKKRVLAMVAQMDKEGFGNCTNLYECQAACPKGITVDYIAKMNREYLGATVTYAEKVYGKD from the coding sequence ATGAGCGGACTGAATTTGACTTTGAAGATTTGGCGTCAGAAGGATGCCAAGACCAAGGGACAGTTCGAAACTGTCAAGATCAACGATGTTTCCCCGGACATGTCCTTCCTGGAAATGCTGGACATCGTGAACGAAGAACAGATGAAGCAGGGCAAGGAAGGCTTCGCCTTCGACCACGACTGCCGCGAAGGTATTTGTGGCATGTGCTCTCTCGTCATCAACGGTATGCCGCACGGTCCTGACCATGCGACTACCACTTGCCAGCTTCACATGCGTAAGTTCAAGGATGGCGACACCATCGTGATCGAACCGTGGCGCGCCGCCGCATTCCCGGTTATCCGTGACTGCGCCGTGGACCGTACCGCATTCGACCGCATCATCCAGGCTGGCGGTTTCATTTCTGTGAATACCGGTGCCGCTCCTGAAGCATCCACGATTCCGGTTCCCAAGGCTGATGCCGACCGCGCCTTCGACGCTGCCGCCTGTATCGGTTGCGGTGCCTGCGTGGCTGCCTGTAAGAACGCTTCTGCAATGCTCTTCGTTTCTGCGAAGGTCTCTCACCTCAGCTTCTTGCCGCAGGGCAAGGTCGAGGCCAAGAAGCGCGTTCTCGCCATGGTCGCTCAGATGGACAAGGAAGGCTTCGGCAACTGCACGAACCTTTACGAATGCCAGGCTGCCTGCCCGAAGGGTATTACCGTGGATTACATCGCCAAGATGAACCGCGAATACCTCGGCGCTACCGTGACCTACGCCGAAAAGGTTTATGGCAAGGATTAA
- a CDS encoding fumarate reductase/succinate dehydrogenase flavoprotein subunit — MILDSKIPGGSIEEKWTKHKFELKLVNPANKRKFTVIVVGTGLAGASAAASLAELGYNVKSFCIQDSPRRAHSIAAQGGINAAKNYKNDGDSVYRLFYDTVKGGDFRAREANVHRLAENSNLIIDQCVAQGVPFGREYGGLLDNRSFGGTQVSRTFYARGQTGQQLLLGAYQALMRQVAAGKVKMFPRREMMDLVVIDGKARGIIVRNLITGELESHVGDAVCLCTGGYGNVYYLSTNAQGSNVTAAFRAYKRGALFANPCYTQIHPTCIPRHGDLQSKLTLMSESLRNDGRIWVPRKAGDTRSPDQIPEEERYYYLEEKYPSFGNLVPRDVASRNAKQVCDAGLGVGNTKQAVYLDFADAIQRMGVAGVSAKYGNLFQMYEKITDEDPYKVPMRIFPAIHYTMGGLWVDYDLMSTIPGCFVLGEANFSDHGANRLGASALMQGLSDGYFVIPFTIGGYFAGTKLEKVSESDAAFEDCKKQTEERIHKLLSIKGHRTVNDIHRELGNIMWEYVGMARNEAGLKTALEKIPALRAEFWENVNVLGSEGSFNQNLERAGRVADFLEFAEVLTLDALHRKESCGGHFREESQTPEGEAKRDDENFCYVGAWEYKGDGVAPELSKEPLTFDNVHLATRSYK; from the coding sequence ATGATTCTTGATTCTAAAATCCCCGGTGGTTCCATCGAAGAAAAGTGGACCAAGCACAAGTTCGAACTCAAGCTCGTGAACCCCGCCAACAAGCGTAAGTTCACGGTAATCGTGGTTGGTACTGGCCTTGCCGGTGCATCCGCTGCCGCATCCCTCGCCGAACTTGGTTACAATGTCAAGTCTTTCTGCATCCAGGATAGCCCCCGTCGCGCACACTCCATTGCTGCCCAGGGTGGTATCAACGCTGCCAAGAACTACAAGAACGACGGCGACTCCGTTTACCGTCTGTTTTACGATACCGTGAAGGGCGGTGACTTCCGCGCTCGCGAAGCCAACGTGCACCGCTTGGCCGAAAACTCGAACCTCATCATCGACCAGTGCGTCGCCCAGGGTGTTCCGTTCGGTCGTGAATACGGTGGCCTCCTCGACAACCGCTCTTTCGGTGGTACGCAGGTTTCCCGTACGTTCTACGCCCGCGGTCAGACGGGTCAGCAGCTCTTGCTCGGTGCCTACCAGGCCCTCATGCGCCAGGTTGCCGCCGGTAAGGTGAAGATGTTCCCCCGCCGCGAAATGATGGACCTCGTCGTGATCGACGGCAAGGCTCGCGGTATCATCGTCCGTAACCTCATCACTGGCGAACTTGAAAGCCACGTGGGTGACGCTGTGTGCCTCTGCACCGGTGGTTACGGTAACGTCTACTACCTTTCTACAAATGCTCAGGGTTCCAACGTCACGGCTGCATTCCGTGCCTACAAGCGCGGCGCCCTGTTCGCTAACCCCTGCTACACGCAGATTCACCCGACTTGCATTCCTCGCCACGGCGACCTGCAGTCCAAGCTCACCTTGATGAGTGAATCTCTCCGTAACGACGGCCGTATCTGGGTTCCGCGCAAGGCGGGCGACACCCGCAGCCCGGACCAGATCCCCGAAGAAGAACGTTACTACTACCTCGAAGAAAAGTACCCGAGCTTCGGTAACCTGGTGCCGCGTGACGTGGCTTCCCGTAACGCCAAGCAGGTCTGCGACGCAGGTCTCGGCGTGGGTAACACCAAGCAGGCCGTGTACCTCGACTTCGCCGACGCTATCCAGCGCATGGGCGTTGCAGGCGTGTCTGCCAAGTACGGCAACCTCTTCCAGATGTACGAAAAGATTACCGACGAAGACCCGTACAAGGTCCCGATGCGTATCTTCCCGGCCATCCACTACACCATGGGCGGCCTCTGGGTGGACTACGATCTGATGTCCACGATTCCGGGCTGCTTCGTTCTCGGTGAAGCCAACTTCTCCGACCACGGTGCAAACCGCCTCGGCGCTTCTGCTCTTATGCAGGGCCTCTCCGACGGTTACTTCGTCATTCCGTTCACCATCGGCGGCTACTTCGCGGGCACCAAGCTCGAGAAGGTTTCCGAATCCGATGCCGCGTTCGAAGACTGCAAGAAGCAGACCGAAGAACGCATCCACAAGCTCCTCTCCATCAAAGGTCACCGCACGGTCAACGATATCCATCGTGAACTCGGTAACATCATGTGGGAATACGTGGGCATGGCTCGTAACGAGGCCGGCCTCAAGACCGCCCTCGAGAAGATTCCGGCCCTCCGTGCCGAATTCTGGGAAAACGTCAACGTGCTCGGCTCCGAAGGTTCCTTCAACCAGAACCTCGAACGTGCCGGCCGCGTTGCAGACTTCCTCGAATTCGCCGAAGTCCTCACTCTCGACGCCCTGCACCGCAAGGAATCTTGCGGCGGCCACTTCCGCGAAGAAAGCCAGACTCCGGAAGGCGAAGCCAAGCGCGACGACGAGAACTTCTGCTACGTGGGTGCCTGGGAGTACAAGGGCGACGGTGTCGCACCGGAACTTTCCAAGGAACCTCTTACCTTTGATAACGTCCACCTCGCTACTAGGAGCTACAAATAA
- a CDS encoding homing endonuclease associated repeat-containing protein codes for MKFVLNEYKRELSDEEIIQDIKKTSELLKKDRIAISEYRKYGKYSLNAIQRHFGTWVNALKKAGLRTERTKSELKIIPDKKIYEDLLNVAEKIKLKTVPYAEYKKYGKYSADYICSRFKKWNIALKNAGLEETGFSKDKITEQECFDEIERIWTLLGRQPTSTDLTNSNICKYSLDTFKRRFGGWRKALEAFVNYVNEDDTGDLEPKCEEKVVVEDEAPKQSEAKISQPDKHTTSRTITTRLRFIVLQRDNFKCCACGASPAKDPSVVLHVDHIKPWSKGGETVLNNLQTLCSKCNLGKSDVL; via the coding sequence ATGAAGTTTGTTCTTAACGAATATAAGAGAGAATTATCAGATGAAGAGATAATTCAAGACATAAAAAAGACTTCCGAACTACTGAAAAAAGATCGAATCGCTATTTCTGAATACAGAAAATATGGAAAATATTCTCTAAATGCAATCCAACGTCATTTTGGAACATGGGTGAACGCCCTAAAAAAGGCCGGATTGAGAACCGAAAGGACCAAATCTGAATTAAAAATAATTCCAGATAAGAAAATTTATGAAGACTTGTTAAATGTTGCGGAAAAAATAAAATTAAAGACTGTTCCTTATGCAGAATACAAAAAGTATGGGAAATATTCAGCAGACTATATTTGCAGTAGATTTAAAAAATGGAACATTGCGCTAAAAAATGCTGGTCTAGAAGAAACTGGTTTTTCGAAAGATAAAATTACAGAACAAGAATGCTTTGATGAAATAGAAAGAATTTGGACACTTTTGGGAAGACAGCCTACATCAACTGATTTAACAAACTCAAATATTTGCAAGTATTCTTTAGACACTTTTAAACGCCGCTTTGGTGGTTGGCGAAAAGCATTGGAAGCATTTGTAAATTATGTGAACGAAGATGATACAGGTGATCTTGAACCTAAATGTGAAGAAAAAGTCGTTGTAGAAGATGAAGCTCCAAAACAAAGTGAAGCAAAAATTTCGCAACCAGATAAACATACAACATCAAGGACCATAACAACAAGATTGAGATTTATCGTCTTGCAAAGGGATAATTTCAAATGTTGTGCTTGTGGAGCGTCTCCTGCAAAAGATCCTTCCGTTGTATTACATGTAGACCACATAAAGCCTTGGTCGAAAGGTGGAGAGACTGTTCTTAATAATTTGCAAACATTATGTTCTAAATGCAACTTAGGGAAGAGTGATGTTCTTTAA
- a CDS encoding type II toxin-antitoxin system Phd/YefM family antitoxin has protein sequence MNAIRPVSDLQDCLDDIAQTVHETGRPVFLTKDGYGDMVLMSMEAYAQIQTENEIYAKLHEAEMQAATSDKRYTSEEILKELEHSVSV, from the coding sequence ATGAACGCCATAAGACCTGTTTCAGATTTGCAAGATTGTCTTGACGACATTGCCCAGACAGTCCATGAAACTGGACGTCCTGTGTTCTTGACAAAGGACGGCTATGGCGATATGGTCCTTATGAGTATGGAAGCCTACGCTCAAATCCAGACTGAAAATGAGATTTATGCCAAGTTGCATGAGGCTGAAATGCAAGCGGCAACTTCCGACAAGCGCTATACCTCGGAAGAAATTCTCAAGGAACTGGAACACAGCGTATCGGTATGA